A stretch of the Streptomyces sp. WMMB303 genome encodes the following:
- a CDS encoding cold shock domain-containing protein: MVNTVVGRVVRFDGARGYGFIAPDHGGEDVFLHANDLMMPESFVHSGVAVEFEIEDGDRGLKASSVRLLDRSDAPGPETASPAGGRVPHGPAASRGEDGEDPMCDVLGVAEYTRAVTELLLETAPELTGAQILDIRRRLVQFGKSHGWAED; the protein is encoded by the coding sequence ATGGTGAATACAGTTGTCGGTCGAGTCGTCCGTTTCGACGGTGCGCGGGGGTACGGGTTCATCGCCCCGGACCACGGGGGCGAGGACGTCTTCCTGCACGCGAACGACCTGATGATGCCGGAATCGTTCGTGCACTCCGGCGTCGCGGTGGAGTTCGAGATCGAGGACGGGGACCGGGGCCTGAAGGCCTCCTCCGTCCGGCTTCTGGACCGTTCGGACGCGCCCGGGCCGGAGACCGCTTCGCCCGCCGGGGGCCGGGTCCCGCACGGTCCGGCAGCCTCCCGCGGTGAGGACGGGGAGGATCCGATGTGCGATGTGCTCGGTGTCGCCGAGTACACCAGGGCGGTGACGGAGCTGCTGCTGGAGACGGCGCCGGAACTGACCGGCGCGCAGATCCTCGACATCCGTCGGCGCCTGGTGCAGTTCGGAAAGAGCCACGGCTGGGCCGAGGACTGA
- a CDS encoding N-acetyltransferase produces the protein MSQPSAGSFTTRPERSGSAADAAAIRRILLAAFPTSEEAGLVDALRADPAAWLEGLSLLAETPDGTPVGQALLTRCHVDGHPALALAPCAVLPPHQRTGAGTAAIRAALEAARHRGENLVLVLGHPEYYPRFGFLPASRFGIRAPVEVPDEAMMALVLDAAAGPVPSGVIGYPAAFGI, from the coding sequence TTGTCCCAGCCTTCCGCAGGCTCTTTCACCACCCGACCCGAGCGCTCCGGCTCGGCCGCCGACGCCGCGGCGATCCGCCGGATCCTCCTCGCGGCCTTTCCGACGTCCGAGGAGGCCGGGCTAGTCGACGCGCTGCGCGCCGATCCCGCCGCGTGGCTCGAGGGGCTCTCCCTGCTGGCGGAGACGCCCGACGGCACCCCGGTAGGGCAGGCTCTGCTCACCCGCTGCCACGTGGACGGACATCCCGCGCTCGCGCTGGCCCCGTGCGCGGTGCTGCCCCCTCACCAGCGCACCGGGGCCGGTACGGCAGCGATCCGGGCCGCGTTGGAGGCGGCCCGGCACCGCGGTGAGAACCTGGTGCTCGTCCTCGGGCATCCGGAGTACTACCCGCGGTTCGGGTTCCTTCCGGCCTCCCGGTTCGGGATCCGCGCCCCCGTCGAGGTTCCGGACGAGGCCATGATGGCGCTCGTCCTGGACGCGGCGGCGGGGCCGGTCCCCTCCGGGGTCATCGGCTACCCCGCCGCCTTCGGTATCTGA
- a CDS encoding DeoR/GlpR family DNA-binding transcription regulator has protein sequence MSAAERQRQIVGAARRLGSVEVAALAAELGVAKETVRRDLRVLEEHGLLRRTHGGAYPVESAGFETTLAYRTTMHVPEKRRIASAAVELLGDAETVFVDEGFTPQLIAEALPRDRRLTVVTASLPVARVLAEEEFTVLLLGGRVRGGTLATVEHWTTKMLAGFVIDLAFVGANGISREHGLTTPDPAVSEVKAQAMRAARRRIFAGLHTKFGAVSFCRFAEVADFEALVTSVNLPAPEAHRYALRGPQVIRV, from the coding sequence ATGAGCGCGGCGGAGCGGCAGCGGCAGATCGTCGGCGCGGCGCGGCGGCTGGGCTCCGTCGAGGTGGCCGCACTGGCGGCGGAACTGGGCGTGGCCAAGGAGACGGTCCGCCGCGACCTGCGGGTGCTGGAGGAGCACGGGCTGCTGCGCCGGACCCACGGCGGGGCCTATCCGGTGGAGAGTGCCGGGTTCGAGACGACTCTGGCCTACCGCACCACTATGCACGTGCCCGAGAAGCGGCGGATCGCCTCGGCCGCTGTCGAGCTGCTCGGGGACGCGGAGACGGTCTTCGTCGACGAGGGGTTCACCCCGCAGCTGATCGCCGAGGCGCTGCCCCGGGACCGGCGGCTGACCGTGGTGACGGCCTCGCTGCCGGTGGCACGGGTGCTGGCCGAGGAGGAGTTCACCGTGCTGCTGCTCGGCGGGCGGGTACGGGGCGGCACTCTGGCCACCGTCGAGCACTGGACGACGAAGATGCTCGCCGGGTTCGTCATCGATCTGGCCTTCGTGGGGGCCAACGGGATCTCCCGCGAGCACGGACTGACCACTCCGGACCCGGCGGTCAGCGAGGTCAAGGCGCAGGCCATGCGGGCCGCGCGGCGGCGGATCTTCGCCGGTCTGCACACCAAGTTCGGCGCGGTGAGCTTCTGCCGCTTCGCGGAGGTCGCCGACTTCGAGGCGCTGGTCACCTCGGTGAACCTGCCCGCTCCGGAAGCACACCGCTACGCGTTGCGGGGGCCGCAGGTCATCAGGGTCTGA
- a CDS encoding carbohydrate ABC transporter permease: MSALTADAPEAASSTAGPKAGSAPPRSIRRKNTALGLLAWVCGLLFVLPIAWMVLTSLHSESDAATNPPSLAAPLTLDGYRAFFDAGGGAGPWPALANSLMASVFSTLFVLVLALPAAYALSIRPVRKWRDVLFFFLSTKMLPIVAGLLPIYLFAKNTSFLDNIWLLVILYTSMNLPIAVWMMQSFLAEVPPALIEAAQIDGARLPTVLSRVVAPVAAPGIAATALICFIFSWNEMLFARVLTGVVAQTAPVFLTGFITSQGLFLAKVCAASLVISLPVLAAGFAAQDKLVQGLSLGAVK, from the coding sequence ATGAGCGCCCTGACCGCAGACGCACCCGAGGCGGCGTCGTCCACCGCCGGGCCGAAGGCCGGCTCCGCCCCGCCCAGAAGCATCCGCCGCAAGAACACCGCGCTGGGCCTGCTGGCCTGGGTGTGCGGGCTGCTCTTCGTGCTGCCGATCGCCTGGATGGTGCTGACCTCGCTGCACTCGGAGTCGGACGCCGCCACCAACCCGCCGTCGCTGGCCGCCCCGCTGACGCTCGACGGCTACCGCGCCTTCTTCGACGCGGGCGGCGGCGCCGGGCCCTGGCCCGCGCTCGCCAACTCGCTGATGGCCTCGGTCTTCTCCACCCTGTTCGTACTGGTACTGGCGCTGCCCGCCGCGTACGCGCTGTCGATCCGGCCGGTGCGCAAGTGGCGCGACGTGCTGTTCTTCTTCCTGTCGACGAAGATGCTGCCGATCGTCGCCGGACTGCTGCCGATCTACCTGTTCGCGAAGAACACGTCGTTCCTCGACAACATCTGGCTGCTGGTCATCCTCTACACCTCGATGAACCTGCCGATCGCGGTGTGGATGATGCAGTCCTTCCTCGCCGAGGTGCCGCCCGCGCTGATCGAGGCGGCGCAGATCGACGGGGCGCGGCTGCCGACCGTCCTCTCCCGGGTGGTGGCGCCCGTCGCCGCGCCCGGGATCGCCGCCACCGCGCTCATCTGCTTCATCTTCTCCTGGAACGAGATGCTGTTCGCGCGGGTCCTGACGGGGGTCGTGGCGCAGACCGCGCCCGTCTTCCTGACCGGTTTCATCACCAGCCAGGGCCTGTTCCTGGCCAAGGTGTGCGCCGCGTCTCTCGTGATCTCCCTGCCGGTGCTCGCCGCGGGGTTCGCCGCCCAGGACAAGCTGGTCCAGGGCCTGTCGCTAGGAGCTGTCAAATGA
- a CDS encoding LysM peptidoglycan-binding domain-containing protein, with translation MRKTKIATFGVLTAAAVAVPAAPAFAQEGQSSDTHTHTEAAQRQDPTTTTYQVRPGDTLSEVARSHGTRWQELAERNALPDPDRIYPGQRLTIEEAAPGPAPAAPGSATGSSAGQDSVPQDQQPAPEQHESAPEQHESGPEQQAPRSSAPTAPSASTAESAAKAEIIRRESSGNPNAQNGKYHGLFQTDQPWGKGTVAEQHAGAERYVKERYGSWQAALAFHNAHGWY, from the coding sequence ATGCGTAAGACCAAGATCGCCACCTTCGGCGTCCTCACGGCTGCCGCAGTCGCCGTTCCGGCCGCGCCTGCCTTCGCGCAGGAGGGGCAGTCATCCGACACGCACACGCACACGGAGGCCGCGCAGCGTCAGGACCCCACGACCACCACCTACCAGGTGCGGCCCGGCGACACGCTCTCCGAGGTGGCCCGGAGCCACGGCACCAGATGGCAGGAACTCGCGGAGCGGAACGCGCTTCCCGACCCCGACCGGATCTACCCCGGGCAGCGGCTGACGATCGAAGAGGCCGCACCCGGGCCGGCCCCCGCGGCTCCGGGTAGCGCGACCGGGTCCAGCGCCGGGCAGGACTCGGTGCCGCAGGACCAGCAACCCGCCCCCGAGCAGCACGAATCCGCTCCCGAGCAGCACGAATCCGGTCCTGAGCAGCAGGCGCCGCGGAGCAGCGCTCCCACCGCGCCGAGCGCTTCGACGGCGGAGAGCGCGGCCAAGGCGGAGATCATCCGCCGGGAGTCCAGCGGCAACCCCAACGCGCAGAACGGCAAGTACCACGGCCTGTTCCAGACCGACCAGCCCTGGGGCAAGGGCACGGTCGCCGAACAGCACGCCGGCGCCGAGCGCTATGTAAAGGAGCGGTACGGCTCCTGGCAGGCGGCACTCGCCTTCCACAACGCGCACGGCTGGTACTGA
- a CDS encoding MarR family transcriptional regulator encodes MGGDPSLPGGCTQQAGQRAGEFIELLEVLWEQGRNATARMPVSPSQLRVMYCVDRDEGMNLRALGEALGSAPSSVSRLCDRLEAIGFVARSPSPTSGRELELRLTPQGRAHLHDLRERREEALLGILAAMPPADREALLTGLRGFADAAANSSPDCPHPVTPATP; translated from the coding sequence ATGGGCGGGGATCCCTCACTGCCCGGCGGCTGCACCCAGCAGGCCGGACAGCGCGCGGGCGAGTTCATCGAATTGCTGGAAGTGCTCTGGGAGCAGGGCAGGAACGCGACCGCCCGCATGCCGGTGTCCCCTTCTCAGCTGCGCGTCATGTACTGCGTCGACCGCGACGAGGGAATGAACCTGCGGGCGCTGGGGGAGGCGCTGGGTTCCGCGCCGTCGTCCGTCAGCAGGCTCTGCGACCGGCTGGAGGCGATCGGATTCGTCGCGCGCTCCCCGAGCCCCACCAGCGGACGCGAGCTGGAGCTGCGGCTGACCCCGCAGGGCAGGGCGCATCTGCACGATCTGCGCGAGCGGCGCGAAGAGGCCCTGCTCGGCATCCTGGCCGCCATGCCGCCCGCGGATCGCGAGGCGCTCCTCACCGGCCTCCGAGGATTCGCCGACGCGGCGGCGAACAGCTCCCCCGATTGTCCGCACCCGGTCACTCCAGCCACACCCTGA
- a CDS encoding ANTAR domain-containing protein: MTNQGAFYTSHSPPSDERAVAPGEEPRTAGREPLTAGAESGAGDRAEEACRLAELHRLREEVAQLRQALDSRPVIDQARGVIMASGRCGPETAWQVLVDTSQRTNTKLREVARLLTRATHQEPLPEWLRSAVSASCARASRAARRNGTGG, from the coding sequence GTGACCAACCAGGGAGCCTTCTACACCTCCCATTCTCCTCCTTCTGACGAGAGGGCCGTCGCCCCTGGTGAAGAGCCCCGGACCGCCGGCCGCGAACCCCTGACTGCCGGTGCGGAGTCCGGGGCCGGCGACCGGGCGGAGGAGGCGTGCCGGCTCGCCGAGCTCCACCGGCTCCGGGAGGAGGTGGCCCAACTCCGGCAGGCACTGGACAGCCGTCCCGTGATCGACCAGGCGCGCGGGGTGATCATGGCTTCGGGGCGCTGCGGCCCCGAGACGGCGTGGCAGGTACTCGTCGACACCTCGCAGCGGACCAACACCAAGCTCCGGGAGGTCGCCCGCCTGCTGACCCGGGCGACCCACCAGGAGCCGCTGCCGGAATGGCTGCGCAGCGCGGTGTCGGCCTCCTGTGCCCGCGCCTCCCGCGCGGCCCGGCGGAACGGGACCGGAGGCTGA
- a CDS encoding peroxiredoxin, translating to MDDLTRLPAGLPEPEDDGAADHLPGTRLPHLELPHIEGRLVALDRLGTGRTVLYAFPRAAHPRELPDGWDSVPGAAGCLQETRGFRDRHAELLTTGASRVLGLSGQDSPCQRELAERLRLPFGLLSDPVLALAGVLRMPLLEVAGRLFYRRLTLIVRAGVIEHVFHPVFPADRHAAQVLDWLRANPA from the coding sequence GTGGACGACCTGACGCGACTGCCCGCGGGACTCCCCGAACCCGAGGACGACGGTGCCGCCGATCACCTTCCCGGAACGCGGCTGCCCCACCTGGAACTCCCGCACATCGAAGGCCGACTGGTCGCCCTGGACCGGCTGGGCACCGGGCGTACCGTCCTCTATGCCTTTCCCCGCGCCGCACACCCCCGCGAGCTGCCCGACGGCTGGGACTCCGTCCCCGGCGCGGCGGGTTGTCTCCAGGAGACGCGCGGATTCCGGGACCGGCATGCGGAGCTGCTCACCACCGGGGCGTCTCGCGTGCTCGGCCTCTCCGGTCAGGACAGTCCCTGCCAGCGCGAGCTCGCCGAGCGGCTGCGGCTGCCGTTCGGGCTGCTCTCCGACCCGGTGCTGGCCCTCGCGGGAGTGCTGCGGATGCCGCTTCTCGAAGTGGCGGGACGGCTGTTCTACCGGCGACTCACCCTGATCGTCCGCGCCGGTGTGATCGAGCACGTCTTCCACCCCGTCTTCCCCGCTGACCGGCACGCCGCGCAGGTTCTGGACTGGCTCCGGGCCAACCCCGCCTAG
- a CDS encoding sugar ABC transporter permease yields the protein MSTPTTTAPGAHDRKRPPATQAAAAPKGPPNRLRGWVTRAPLLPALVFLIIVTQLPFAATLVVSFFDWNALYPEARSFGGFANYQEVLSDPALRDSVVTTAVLTAVVVLVSLVLGLLLALLLDRSFRGRGVVRTLLIAPFLLVPVAAALLWKHVLYNPEYGLFNGVLSWLFGDDAPQPEWVAEMPLGAVEMALIWQWTPFMMLILLAGLQSRPADSIEAARIDGAGAWQIFRYLTLPHLRRYLELGALLGSIYIVQNFDAVFTITSGGLGTANLPYTIYQTFYQGHEYGLASAAGVLVVIGSLVIATLALRVVSSLFREEVRA from the coding sequence ATGAGCACTCCGACCACCACTGCCCCGGGCGCGCACGACCGGAAGCGTCCGCCGGCCACCCAGGCAGCCGCCGCGCCGAAGGGTCCGCCCAACCGGCTGCGCGGCTGGGTCACCCGCGCGCCGCTGCTGCCCGCCCTGGTCTTCCTGATCATCGTCACCCAGTTGCCGTTCGCGGCCACCCTGGTGGTCTCGTTCTTCGACTGGAACGCGCTCTACCCCGAGGCCCGGTCCTTCGGCGGCTTCGCGAACTACCAGGAGGTGCTCAGCGATCCCGCGCTGCGCGACTCCGTGGTGACGACCGCGGTGCTGACCGCCGTCGTCGTACTGGTCAGCCTGGTGCTCGGGCTGCTGCTGGCGCTGCTGCTCGACCGCAGCTTCCGCGGGCGCGGCGTGGTGCGCACCCTGCTGATCGCACCGTTCCTGCTGGTGCCGGTGGCCGCGGCGCTGCTGTGGAAGCACGTGCTGTACAACCCCGAGTACGGGCTCTTCAACGGTGTGCTGAGCTGGCTGTTCGGGGACGACGCACCGCAACCGGAGTGGGTGGCCGAGATGCCGCTCGGCGCCGTGGAGATGGCGCTGATCTGGCAGTGGACGCCGTTCATGATGCTGATCCTGCTCGCCGGGCTGCAGAGCCGGCCCGCCGACTCGATCGAGGCCGCCCGGATCGACGGGGCCGGGGCCTGGCAGATCTTCCGCTACCTGACGCTGCCGCACCTGCGCCGGTATCTGGAGCTGGGGGCGCTGCTGGGATCGATCTACATCGTGCAGAACTTCGACGCCGTCTTCACCATCACCTCCGGCGGGCTGGGCACCGCCAACCTGCCGTACACCATCTACCAGACCTTCTACCAGGGCCATGAGTACGGCCTCGCCTCGGCCGCCGGCGTGCTCGTCGTCATCGGCTCCCTGGTCATCGCCACCCTCGCGCTGCGGGTGGTCTCGTCCCTCTTCCGCGAGGAGGTCCGCGCATGA
- a CDS encoding enoyl-CoA hydratase/isomerase family protein, producing the protein MTPTEPPVLVERDGCVGRLVLNRPRALNALDREMVDRLTEALDTWERDDTVTAVVLSGAGERGLCAGGDIRGIHEDVRQGGGAESARFWAAEYRLNARIARYSKPYVALMDGVVMGGGVGVSAHGSVRVVTERSRVAMPETGIGFVPDVGGTWLLSRAPGELGTHLALTAGAVGAADALLCGLADHFVPADRLADFAASLARTPAADAVARYATTPPESELAGHRPWIDACYRSDSVPEILARLRDHGGTAAKEAAAAVESKSPTSLKVTLAALRRARGLSSLEAALEQEYRTSVAALSSPDFAEGVRAQIIDKDRNPRWSPAALDDVSEEEVARHFAPPKSGDLGLGVRF; encoded by the coding sequence GTGACCCCGACCGAACCGCCCGTACTGGTCGAGAGGGACGGCTGCGTCGGCCGTCTCGTGCTCAACCGCCCGCGCGCGCTCAACGCCCTCGACCGGGAGATGGTCGACCGGCTCACCGAGGCACTGGACACCTGGGAACGGGACGACACAGTCACCGCCGTCGTCCTCAGCGGCGCGGGCGAGCGGGGGCTGTGTGCGGGCGGCGACATCCGCGGGATCCACGAGGACGTACGACAAGGCGGCGGCGCGGAGTCCGCACGGTTCTGGGCGGCGGAGTACCGCCTCAACGCCCGGATCGCCCGCTACTCCAAGCCGTACGTGGCGCTCATGGACGGCGTCGTGATGGGCGGCGGTGTCGGAGTGTCCGCGCACGGCAGCGTCCGCGTCGTCACCGAGCGGTCGCGGGTCGCCATGCCGGAGACGGGCATCGGCTTCGTCCCCGACGTGGGCGGCACCTGGCTGCTGTCGCGGGCGCCGGGCGAGCTGGGCACACACCTGGCACTGACCGCCGGGGCGGTGGGTGCGGCGGATGCGCTGCTGTGCGGACTGGCGGACCACTTCGTGCCCGCGGACCGGCTCGCGGACTTCGCCGCCTCGCTGGCCCGCACTCCGGCCGCGGACGCGGTGGCGCGGTACGCGACCACCCCGCCGGAATCCGAACTGGCCGGGCACCGGCCCTGGATCGACGCCTGCTACCGCTCCGACAGCGTCCCGGAGATCCTGGCGCGGCTGCGCGACCACGGCGGGACGGCGGCCAAGGAGGCGGCCGCGGCCGTCGAGTCGAAGTCCCCGACCTCCCTCAAGGTCACCCTCGCCGCGCTGCGCCGGGCCCGCGGCCTCTCCTCGCTGGAAGCGGCCCTGGAACAGGAGTACCGCACCTCCGTCGCCGCACTCTCCTCGCCCGACTTCGCCGAGGGCGTGCGGGCGCAGATCATCGACAAGGACCGCAACCCGCGCTGGTCGCCCGCCGCACTCGACGACGTCTCCGAGGAGGAGGTGGCGCGGCACTTCGCGCCGCCGAAGAGCGGCGACCTGGGACTCGGCGTGCGATTCTGA
- a CDS encoding zinc-dependent alcohol dehydrogenase family protein: MKAALVESVGKVSLTEVPDPTPGPREVVVKVAACGLCGTDLHIKQGEFAPSLPLVPGHEFAGEVVALGSGVDELAEGDQVAVDPSLYCHECRYCRRGHNNLCDRWAAIGVSTAGGAAEYAVAPVANCVRLPEHVRTQDAALIEPLSCAVRGYDVLQSQLGSHVLIYGSGTMGLMMLELAKRTGAASVEVLDLNPERLATARGLGCSGAAATAEELDRPGGWDLVVDATGNAAAIQDGLGRVAKAGTFLQFGVSDYATRATIEPYRIYNQEITITGSMAVLHSYERAAELFAGGILDPEVFISDRMPLDSYPEALDRFAEGKGRKIVVVP; encoded by the coding sequence ATGAAGGCCGCACTCGTCGAGTCGGTGGGCAAGGTGTCCCTGACGGAGGTTCCCGACCCGACCCCGGGCCCCCGCGAGGTGGTGGTGAAGGTCGCCGCATGCGGGCTGTGCGGCACGGATCTGCACATCAAGCAGGGCGAGTTCGCCCCCTCGCTGCCCCTGGTTCCCGGTCACGAGTTCGCCGGGGAAGTGGTGGCGCTGGGCAGCGGCGTCGACGAGCTGGCCGAGGGCGACCAGGTGGCCGTCGACCCCTCCCTGTACTGCCACGAGTGCCGCTACTGCCGCCGCGGCCACAACAACCTGTGCGACCGGTGGGCCGCGATCGGCGTGTCCACGGCGGGCGGCGCCGCCGAATACGCGGTGGCACCCGTGGCCAACTGCGTGCGGCTGCCCGAGCACGTGCGGACCCAGGACGCGGCACTCATCGAGCCGCTCTCCTGCGCGGTGCGCGGCTACGACGTGCTCCAGAGCCAGCTCGGGTCCCATGTGCTGATCTACGGTTCGGGGACGATGGGGCTGATGATGCTGGAGCTGGCCAAACGGACCGGCGCGGCGAGCGTGGAGGTCCTCGACCTGAACCCCGAACGGCTGGCGACGGCCCGTGGTCTGGGCTGCAGCGGCGCGGCGGCGACCGCCGAGGAACTCGACCGGCCCGGCGGCTGGGACCTGGTGGTGGACGCGACGGGCAACGCGGCCGCCATCCAGGACGGCCTGGGCCGGGTCGCGAAGGCGGGCACCTTCCTCCAGTTCGGCGTCTCCGACTATGCGACACGGGCCACCATCGAGCCGTACCGCATCTACAACCAGGAGATCACCATCACCGGTTCGATGGCCGTCCTGCACAGCTACGAGCGGGCCGCCGAGTTGTTCGCCGGCGGAATATTGGATCCGGAGGTGTTCATCTCCGACCGGATGCCGCTGGACTCCTATCCGGAGGCGCTGGACCGGTTCGCCGAGGGCAAGGGCCGCAAGATCGTGGTGGTGCCCTGA
- a CDS encoding sugar ABC transporter substrate-binding protein, giving the protein MRCQSRPQGRIRSRPHRSKALRAATAAATASALLALSGCAGAGSLGSGGDTINVLMVNNPQMLELQKLTAEHFTEETGIKVKFTVLPENDVRDKISQDFANQAGQYDVATLSNYETPIFAKNDWLRSLTPYTRKDKRFDQQDILPPVRESLSGEDGQVYAEPFYGESSFLMYRKDVFAREGLKMPEHPTWPQVAKLAAQVDGAQHGMKGICLRGLPGWGELVAPLTTVVNTFGGTWFDKDWNARLDDPAFRKATKFYVDLVRKHGESGASQSGYAECLNNMTQGKTAMWYDATAGAGSLEGAKSKVKGKIGYVPAPVVETRSSGWLYSWAWGIQKASRNPDKAWKFISWASGKEYEKLVGEKFGWANVPAGKRASTYELPEYKKAAGAFHEVTREAITKARPRDPGVQKRPTIGIQFVDIPEFADLGTKVSHEISAAIAGRQSVDEALRKAQKLAQEVSDDYEGRGR; this is encoded by the coding sequence ATGCGCTGTCAGAGCAGGCCGCAGGGCCGGATACGCAGCCGACCACATCGGTCCAAGGCCCTCAGGGCAGCCACCGCCGCCGCCACGGCGAGTGCGCTGCTCGCGCTGTCCGGCTGCGCCGGTGCGGGCAGCCTCGGCTCCGGCGGCGACACGATCAACGTGCTGATGGTGAACAACCCGCAGATGCTGGAGCTGCAGAAGCTCACCGCCGAGCACTTCACCGAGGAGACCGGCATCAAGGTCAAGTTCACGGTCCTCCCGGAGAACGACGTACGGGACAAGATCAGCCAGGACTTCGCCAACCAGGCCGGTCAGTACGACGTGGCGACGCTCAGCAACTACGAGACGCCGATCTTCGCCAAGAACGACTGGCTGCGCTCACTGACCCCCTACACCCGCAAGGACAAACGCTTCGACCAACAGGACATCCTCCCTCCGGTGCGCGAGTCGCTCAGCGGCGAGGACGGCCAGGTCTACGCCGAGCCGTTCTACGGCGAATCGTCCTTCCTGATGTACCGCAAGGACGTCTTCGCACGTGAGGGCCTGAAGATGCCCGAGCACCCCACCTGGCCGCAGGTGGCGAAGCTCGCCGCGCAGGTCGACGGCGCCCAGCACGGTATGAAGGGCATCTGCCTGCGCGGGCTGCCGGGCTGGGGCGAACTCGTCGCACCACTGACGACGGTGGTGAACACCTTCGGCGGGACCTGGTTCGACAAGGACTGGAACGCCCGGCTGGACGACCCCGCCTTCCGGAAGGCGACCAAGTTCTACGTGGACCTGGTACGCAAGCACGGCGAGTCCGGAGCCTCCCAGTCCGGGTACGCGGAGTGCCTCAACAACATGACCCAGGGCAAGACCGCCATGTGGTACGACGCCACGGCCGGGGCCGGATCACTGGAGGGCGCGAAGTCCAAGGTCAAGGGCAAGATCGGCTACGTCCCGGCGCCGGTGGTCGAGACCCGCAGCTCGGGCTGGCTCTACAGCTGGGCCTGGGGGATCCAGAAGGCGAGCCGGAACCCGGACAAGGCCTGGAAGTTCATCTCCTGGGCCTCCGGCAAGGAGTACGAGAAGTTGGTCGGTGAGAAGTTCGGCTGGGCCAACGTCCCCGCGGGCAAGCGGGCCTCCACCTACGAGCTGCCGGAGTACAAGAAGGCCGCCGGCGCCTTCCACGAGGTCACCCGGGAGGCCATCACCAAGGCAAGGCCCCGCGACCCGGGTGTGCAGAAGCGGCCCACGATCGGCATCCAGTTCGTGGACATCCCCGAGTTCGCCGACCTCGGGACGAAGGTCTCGCACGAGATCAGCGCTGCCATCGCGGGCCGTCAGTCGGTGGACGAGGCGCTGCGCAAGGCCCAGAAGCTGGCACAGGAGGTCTCCGACGACTACGAGGGGCGAGGGCGATGA